A genomic segment from Neodiprion lecontei isolate iyNeoLeco1 chromosome 1, iyNeoLeco1.1, whole genome shotgun sequence encodes:
- the LOC107222000 gene encoding SET and MYND domain-containing protein 4-like, which yields MPKISAPNVKIPCASDAIAVEHSAKLVRHLIATRKIKPGEILILEKPHCTILDHWSIYTYCSHCLQISWTLIPCKYCVYAAYYSELCRDKAWNEYHEIECSIMGFLLCFSVPEQYWLGVRLTIMISQKGMKLATLKEELAHVDRFKGSHTKENINDGKFCNEQYRNIYTLPNNVGSSFVLKQLVSVLWCALSICMIGRETEMFGKKMEVNYTFTKNPHVIFVGELMLRNVDISLMKATVFGASCCSTSYDHGLTLLALCRLANHSCDPNTIEQWYTDHLALYAAYPIEKGEQIFRIYVPRYIVMDKSKRRGRLQDRNLMCECIPCKEDWPTLVTHCSYKQKAVTQ from the exons ATGCCAAAAATATCTGCACCAAATGTAAAAATTCCCTGTGCCTCTGATGCGATTGCGGTCGAGCACTCGGCAAAACTTGTCCGGCATCTTATTGCTACCCGGAAAATTAAACCTGGCGAAATTCTGATTTTAGAAAAACCACATTGCACAATCCTCGACCATTGGAGTATTTATACTTACTGCTCACACTGTTTGCAAATATCCTGGACCCTGATCCCATGTAAATATTGTGTTTATGCAGCATACTACTCAGAACTTTGCAGAGACAAAGCCTGGAACGAATACCATGAGATAGAATGCTCAATTATGGGATTCTTGTTGTGTTTCTCTGTCCCTGAACAATATTGGCTTGGTGTAAGACTCACTATAATGATTTCACAAAAAGGAATGAAATTGGCTACATTGAAGGAAGAGCTTGCACATGTCGATCGATTCAAAG GTTCACATACAAAGGAAAATATCAACGATGGAAAATTCTGCAATGAACAGTACCGCAACATTTATACCCTGCCAAATAATGTTGGCTCTTCCTTTGTGCTAAAGCAACTAGTTAGTGTTCTGTGGTGTGCATTATCAATATGTATGATCGGAAGAGAGACTGAGATGTTCGGGAAGAAGATGGAagtaaattatacatttacaAAAAATCCACATGTAATATTTGTTGGAGAGCTGATGCTGAGAAACGTGGATATTAGTTTAATGAAGGCTACAGTT TTCGGTGCATCATGTTGTTCAACTTCTTATGATCACGGACTCACACTTTTGGCTCTTTGTCGTCTGGCGAATCATTCATGTGATCCAAATACAATAGAACAATGGTATACAGACCACCTTGCTCTGTATGCTGCCTATCCTATTGAGAAAGGCGAACAG aTATTCAGAATCTATGTACCCCGTTACATTGTGATGGACAAAAGCAAAAGACGCGGACGTCTTCAGGATCGAAACTTGATGTGTGAATGCATCCCTTGCAAAGAAGATTGGCCCACGCTCGTCACTCATTGTAGCTACAAG CAAAAAGCAGTTACTCAATAG